A single window of Candidatus Methylomirabilota bacterium DNA harbors:
- a CDS encoding MdtA/MuxA family multidrug efflux RND transporter periplasmic adaptor subunit, which yields MTIEGAGSEEVGDVPGHPPRPWSRRTWVICLVVAFLLAGGAYFALNRPGRAQPAARPGAGGAAGRAVPVLTVTTRTGDLGVYLTALGSVTALNIVTVRSRVDGQLMRTLFREGQNVRAGELLAEIDPRPFEAQLTQAEGQLARDQAALSNARLDLERYRRLVAGGFIAQQQLDTQASAVVQAEGNVKANLGQIESIKLQLTYCRILAPINGRAGLRLVDPGNMVKANDPGGLVVLAQVEPIAVVSAIPQDHLPPVLARMRGGSPIPVDAYDREGRTKLATGTLVAVDNQIDPGTGTVKIKASFANADGALFPNQFVNVRVLVDTLRGAVLVPVEAVQRGVQGPFVYVVRADKTVELRKVALGPTEGGLAPVRDGLKAGEAVIVDGADKVQERSRVEPTSRDRPPAKSGS from the coding sequence GCCCGTGGTCGCGGCGGACCTGGGTCATCTGTCTCGTCGTCGCATTCCTGCTGGCCGGCGGCGCCTATTTCGCGCTGAACCGGCCGGGCCGGGCACAACCCGCCGCGCGCCCGGGCGCGGGCGGCGCGGCAGGCCGAGCGGTGCCTGTCTTGACGGTAACCACCCGAACGGGCGACCTGGGCGTCTATCTGACGGCGCTGGGCTCGGTCACGGCCCTCAATATCGTGACGGTCCGGAGCCGGGTCGATGGCCAGCTCATGCGCACGCTCTTTCGCGAGGGGCAGAACGTCCGTGCCGGGGAACTGCTCGCGGAGATAGATCCCCGCCCCTTCGAAGCCCAGCTCACGCAGGCCGAGGGGCAGCTCGCCCGTGACCAGGCCGCACTGAGCAATGCCCGGCTCGACCTGGAGCGCTACAGAAGGCTCGTGGCGGGAGGCTTCATCGCCCAGCAGCAGCTCGATACTCAGGCCTCGGCGGTCGTCCAGGCCGAGGGCAACGTCAAGGCCAATCTCGGACAGATCGAAAGCATCAAGCTTCAACTCACGTATTGCCGCATCCTCGCCCCCATCAATGGCCGCGCCGGCCTCAGGCTCGTCGATCCCGGCAACATGGTCAAGGCCAATGATCCCGGCGGGCTCGTGGTGCTCGCCCAGGTCGAGCCCATCGCCGTCGTGTCGGCGATACCCCAGGATCATCTGCCCCCCGTCCTCGCGCGGATGCGGGGCGGGAGCCCCATCCCCGTGGACGCCTACGACCGGGAGGGCCGGACAAAGCTCGCCACGGGCACGCTGGTGGCGGTGGACAACCAGATCGACCCGGGTACGGGCACCGTCAAGATCAAGGCCTCGTTCGCCAACGCGGACGGCGCGCTCTTTCCGAACCAGTTCGTCAACGTGCGGGTGCTGGTGGACACGCTCCGCGGTGCCGTCCTGGTTCCCGTGGAAGCGGTTCAGCGCGGCGTCCAGGGTCCCTTCGTGTACGTCGTGCGCGCCGACAAGACGGTCGAGCTCCGCAAGGTTGCCCTCGGCCCGACCGAAGGTGGTCTGGCCCCTGTCCGCGACGGACTCAAGGCCGGCGAGGCCGTCATCGTCGACGGCGCCGACAAGGTGCAGGAGCGCTCTCGGGTCGAGCCGACCAGCCGCGATCGACCCCCCGCCAAGTCGGGCTCATGA